In one window of Nocardia brasiliensis DNA:
- a CDS encoding MFS transporter encodes MSTSATVVSPEADLRRYRVAQAASTFGSTLTGTAASVVAVLGLGAGPQAVSLIVTSAMIPPLVLGPAAGVLLDRVRRPRRLLIAADLVAAAAVLCCAATMGAGVLTVAGLAALSFMLGLSRVVLEGLYFVHLGTLGVTDLGRARAGLQSTTMLSRSVGASVAGPLVATVGAATMFACDAITYLFSAYCLTRLGAPDRRRTAPRRGFGREFLDGVRALRGHSLLAALAMYLLVGGAASGGTTALRAVFLLDEVALPVAVYGIPAVVATLFAAAGALLAPRLHAAAVPARRVLAVTVLGGALGTTVLPLATGPTAVLLLAACLGAAVPMFFGAILNIALVTVLGEGVGDGYFARIGALLATGTTAANLLGALLGGALGERFGARGGIWAFVAADLVASLVFLLCVGRAPAGRDSGVDSMASVA; translated from the coding sequence ATGAGTACCTCGGCTACCGTGGTCTCGCCCGAGGCCGATCTGCGCCGGTACCGGGTCGCCCAGGCGGCCTCGACGTTCGGCAGCACCCTCACCGGCACCGCGGCCTCCGTGGTCGCGGTCCTCGGATTGGGTGCGGGGCCACAGGCGGTTTCGCTCATCGTGACCAGCGCGATGATCCCGCCGCTGGTGCTCGGCCCGGCGGCAGGGGTGCTCCTCGACCGGGTGCGCCGACCACGCCGCCTGCTCATCGCGGCCGACCTGGTCGCCGCCGCGGCGGTGCTGTGCTGCGCCGCCACGATGGGCGCGGGTGTGCTGACCGTGGCCGGGCTCGCCGCGCTGTCTTTTATGCTCGGTCTGTCCAGGGTGGTGCTCGAAGGCCTGTACTTCGTCCATCTGGGCACGCTCGGTGTCACCGATCTGGGCCGGGCACGCGCCGGATTGCAGTCCACCACGATGCTCAGCCGCTCGGTCGGCGCTTCGGTCGCCGGGCCGCTGGTCGCGACGGTCGGTGCGGCGACGATGTTCGCCTGCGACGCGATCACCTATCTGTTCAGCGCCTACTGCCTGACCAGACTCGGCGCACCGGATCGGCGCCGGACCGCGCCGCGGCGGGGCTTCGGCCGCGAATTCCTCGACGGCGTAAGGGCTTTGCGCGGCCACTCCCTGCTGGCAGCATTGGCGATGTACCTGCTTGTGGGTGGGGCCGCCTCGGGTGGCACGACGGCACTGCGGGCGGTGTTCCTGCTCGACGAGGTCGCGCTACCCGTTGCGGTGTACGGCATTCCGGCCGTGGTGGCGACGCTGTTCGCCGCGGCGGGCGCGCTGCTGGCCCCGCGACTGCACGCCGCGGCCGTGCCCGCTCGGCGCGTGCTCGCGGTCACCGTGCTCGGTGGCGCGCTCGGCACAACCGTGCTGCCGCTGGCCACCGGGCCGACGGCGGTGCTGCTGCTCGCCGCCTGCCTCGGTGCGGCGGTGCCGATGTTCTTCGGCGCGATACTCAACATCGCGCTGGTGACGGTGCTGGGCGAGGGCGTCGGCGACGGGTACTTCGCCCGCATCGGCGCGCTGCTTGCCACCGGAACCACGGCGGCGAATCTGCTCGGCGCGCTGCTGGGCGGCGCGCTCGGCGAGCGGTTCGGCGCCCGCGGCGGGATCTGGGCGTTCGTCGCCGCCGATCTCGTGGCGTCCCTGGTGTTCCTGCTGTGCGTCGGCCGCGCGCCCGCCGGCCGCGACAGCGGTGTCGATTCGATGGCGAGCGTGGCGTGA
- a CDS encoding prolyl oligopeptidase family serine peptidase, whose amino-acid sequence MTTEYPYIGPSDTWDILHGNRIPDPFRRLEDPADPDNRAWVRSQRQLAESYLDALPGQDRLREVLRGIIVAGPTASPVKSGGSRRFRVGREHAAGPWRLEVADGPRAQWRTLLDAATLGDGAILRRWTPAPDGRFVAVQASVGGCEDSTPLVLLDAATGTVLHTCGLTRYAPVEWLADGSAYFYVRRHENGCGSGVYRHRVGTEIADDELLVGDDNPVGRYHLAFWHDRWLIVTGRAGTSRSTRVSIADLREGTALRPLELGGLSSAGVVLDRAGRILAISTATSEFGQLLVAEPLPSGGWGPWRVLVSAEAPAVLAAFALAPADGTDRLLVLRTRDGYAELSVHDAVHGDWLLDAELPGAGTVAGIRSTDEPGVLVLSYTDWIRPLGAWRLDLRTGRVHPTESAARELPGITVTRTTYRSADDTEVPVTVLAPSGPPMPRPTILSCYGGFGITFRPGYQPDGLTWVLAGGVMAIAGVRGGGERGRRWHRDGAGARKLNAFADLHAAGDWLVETGWTRRGSLALLGGSNGGLMAVGAMVQRPADYAAVVSAGAPLDMVRYERWGLGPAWREEYGSAADPAALPVLLRYSPYYNVTAHRDEAPRRWPPALFTTGDSDTRVPPVHSCKMVAALQRDTGGPVLLDVIVGKGHAGGGPSSDRALICLLAFLARHTGLPLEA is encoded by the coding sequence ATGACAACCGAATACCCCTACATCGGCCCGTCCGATACGTGGGACATACTGCACGGCAACCGGATTCCCGATCCGTTCCGCCGGCTGGAGGACCCCGCCGACCCAGACAATCGCGCCTGGGTGCGCTCTCAGCGCCAATTGGCCGAGAGCTATCTCGACGCGCTGCCCGGCCAGGACCGATTGCGGGAAGTGTTGCGCGGCATCATCGTCGCGGGCCCGACCGCGTCGCCGGTGAAATCCGGTGGCTCGCGCCGCTTCCGGGTGGGCCGCGAGCACGCCGCGGGACCGTGGCGGCTGGAGGTCGCCGACGGCCCTCGGGCCCAATGGCGGACGCTGCTCGACGCGGCGACGCTCGGGGACGGGGCGATCCTGCGGCGCTGGACGCCCGCGCCCGACGGTCGATTCGTCGCCGTGCAGGCCAGCGTCGGCGGTTGCGAGGACAGCACGCCGCTGGTGCTGCTCGACGCCGCCACCGGCACGGTGCTGCACACCTGCGGGCTGACCCGGTACGCACCGGTGGAGTGGCTGGCCGACGGTAGCGCCTACTTCTACGTCCGCCGCCACGAGAACGGTTGCGGCAGTGGGGTGTACCGGCATCGGGTCGGCACCGAGATCGCCGACGACGAGCTCCTCGTCGGCGACGACAATCCCGTCGGCCGCTATCACCTAGCCTTCTGGCACGACCGCTGGCTCATCGTCACCGGGCGCGCAGGCACCAGCCGCAGCACCCGTGTCTCGATCGCCGATCTGCGCGAAGGCACCGCGTTGCGCCCGCTCGAACTCGGCGGGCTCTCCTCGGCCGGGGTCGTGCTCGACCGCGCAGGCCGCATCCTGGCGATCTCCACCGCCACCAGCGAATTCGGCCAGTTGCTGGTCGCCGAACCGCTGCCGTCGGGCGGCTGGGGGCCGTGGCGGGTACTGGTCAGCGCCGAGGCGCCCGCGGTGCTCGCCGCGTTCGCGCTGGCCCCGGCCGACGGCACGGACCGGCTCCTGGTCCTGCGCACCAGAGACGGCTACGCCGAACTGTCGGTGCACGACGCGGTGCACGGTGACTGGCTGCTCGATGCCGAATTGCCCGGTGCCGGAACGGTGGCCGGCATCAGATCCACCGACGAACCCGGCGTCCTGGTCTTGAGCTATACCGACTGGATCCGTCCGCTCGGCGCCTGGCGGCTCGACCTGCGGACCGGTCGGGTGCACCCGACCGAGTCCGCGGCCCGCGAGCTGCCCGGCATCACCGTCACCCGCACGACCTACCGCTCCGCCGACGACACCGAGGTGCCCGTGACCGTGCTCGCCCCGAGCGGGCCGCCGATGCCGCGACCCACGATCCTCAGTTGCTACGGCGGCTTCGGCATCACCTTCCGGCCCGGCTATCAACCGGACGGACTGACCTGGGTGCTGGCCGGTGGCGTGATGGCCATCGCCGGGGTGCGCGGCGGCGGCGAGCGCGGGCGACGCTGGCACCGCGACGGTGCGGGCGCGCGCAAGCTCAACGCGTTCGCCGACCTGCACGCGGCGGGCGACTGGCTGGTCGAGACCGGCTGGACCCGGCGGGGTTCGCTCGCCCTGCTCGGCGGCAGCAACGGCGGGCTGATGGCGGTCGGCGCCATGGTGCAGCGGCCCGCGGACTACGCCGCGGTCGTCAGCGCTGGCGCGCCACTGGACATGGTGCGCTACGAACGCTGGGGACTCGGCCCCGCGTGGCGCGAGGAGTATGGCTCGGCCGCGGACCCGGCAGCGCTTCCGGTGCTGCTGCGCTACTCCCCGTATTACAACGTCACCGCGCACCGCGACGAGGCACCGCGCCGCTGGCCGCCCGCCCTGTTCACCACCGGTGACAGTGACACCCGCGTGCCGCCGGTGCACTCGTGCAAGATGGTCGCCGCGCTACAGCGCGACACCGGTGGGCCGGTCCTGCTCGACGTGATCGTCGGCAAGGGCCATGCGGGCGGCGGACCGTCGTCCGACCGCGCCCTCATCTGCCTGCTCGCCTTCCTCGCCCGGCACACCGGATTGCCGCTCGAGGCATGA
- a CDS encoding TetR/AcrR family transcriptional regulator: MALARTPRQAWIEQGLRTLGASGVDAVRIEALAKALGVTKGGFYGYFADRDALLTEMLDTWERESIDDVLDRVESEDDPRVRIVLAGQLTLSRERLLAIDLAIRAWARRDDAVAERLRRVDNRRMELLRSTIGLFCTDPDEIEARSLLAFCAAIGNQFLAADHNGRTRDEVLARACAILLDPAPGRPSSGS, encoded by the coding sequence GTGGCGCTGGCCCGCACGCCGCGTCAGGCGTGGATCGAGCAAGGGTTGCGCACGCTCGGCGCGAGCGGCGTGGACGCGGTGCGCATCGAGGCGCTCGCCAAGGCGCTCGGTGTGACCAAGGGCGGCTTCTACGGCTACTTCGCCGACCGCGACGCGCTGCTGACGGAGATGCTCGACACCTGGGAGCGGGAAAGCATCGATGACGTGCTCGACCGGGTCGAGAGCGAGGACGACCCGCGCGTGCGGATCGTGCTGGCCGGGCAGTTGACCCTCTCCAGGGAACGGCTGCTGGCCATCGACCTGGCGATCCGTGCCTGGGCGCGCCGCGACGACGCGGTGGCCGAGCGCCTGCGGCGGGTGGACAACCGGCGAATGGAGTTGTTGCGCAGCACGATCGGGCTGTTCTGCACCGACCCGGACGAGATCGAGGCGCGCAGTCTGCTCGCCTTCTGCGCGGCCATCGGCAACCAGTTCCTCGCCGCCGACCACAACGGCCGCACCCGGGACGAGGTGTTGGCCCGCGCCTGCGCCATCCTGCTCGACCCCGCGCCGGGGCGGCCGTCGTCGGGATCGTGA